The following are from one region of the Ornithorhynchus anatinus isolate Pmale09 chromosome X1, mOrnAna1.pri.v4, whole genome shotgun sequence genome:
- the LOC114806514 gene encoding uncharacterized protein LOC114806514 isoform X1 — translation MASQEQEFEVEYLVGQTVSSCSVINLRPDDPPKVKTWVVVKVWVKGTCDLEGNSKQDKAKATALQALAEGLHDLWHTVDGKDFMVETVTSYNLDEEDMDFICKREGDSRGWGYKISKEWVADPSGPRIRDPNVLQSALQGLVESIQDLWNRLDEKEKFKEPSPGDFIVETGSFSNVVPGDLMKWKGERVGSSRVGEEGRTREWRVGSNSNRIRGLKVDLAPFQDLKVDTQDWCHRLAENEQNPWNSVSEMGLFNSVSRADPVKWTGERVGANRGGGDRVTREQIADTNAHRICDPEVQQLAIDLAEKLNLGNRPAVKDSPLKPGFPLKFSQNMATKSLDGMTGGMLNFEPLKGITEGIVPPGWEDTSKAWARDDLDVGQMQMTPIIIEGAFPPKLEQYPLPVESIEEMANVIYILKNRGYIKLNISPSSAPLWPVKKPNGTWSFSIDYRALNRVTARLTLVETTYQDLVDRIPVNATWFSVLSINNWFLSIPLDPVSQPKTAFTWGKQQYCWTRLPQGFLNNVAIFHQAVRNVLAELYPMVAQDKNELLCWGASEDETQKLTRLIIRRLRDAGLKLDGHKVQLVQREVSFLGIRVGSFRWRLGPINV, via the coding sequence ATGGCATCTCAGGAGCAGGAGTTCGAAGTGGAGTATCTCGTGGGGCAAACTGTTAGCAGCTGTTCAGTGATCAACTTAAGGCCGGATGATCCCCCGAAGGTTAAGACATGGGTAGTGGTTAAGGTGTGGGTGAAGGGTACCTGTGACCTAGAGGGTAACAGCAAGCAGGATAAGGCCAAAGCAACTGCCCTACAGGCTTTGGCAGAGGGCCTGCATGATTTGTGGCATACAGTGGATGGCAAGGACTTTATGGTAGAAACCGTTACCTCGtacaatttggatgaagaggatatGGATTTCATatgcaagagggagggagacagtagAGGGTGGGGATATAAAATAAGTAAGGAGTGGGTAGCAGACCCCAGTGGTCCCAGGATTCGTGACCCAAATGTATTACAATCTGCCTTACAGGGTTTGGTAGAGAGCATTCAAGATTTGTGGAACAGACTGGATGAAAAAGAGAAATTCAAGGAGCCAAGTCCTGGGGACTTTATAGTAGAAACCGGATCATTTTCCAATGTGGTCCCAGGTGACCTAAtgaaatggaaaggggagagggtgggatccAGCCGagtaggggaagaaggaagaactaGAGAGTGGAGAGTGGGGAGCAATTCCAACAGGATTAGAGGTTTAAAGGTGGATCTAGCTCCTTTTCAGGATTTAAAAGTGGACACTCAGGATTGGTGCCATAGACTGGCTGAAAATGAGCAAAATCCTTGGAATTCTGTATCAGAAATGGGATTATTTAACAGTGTGAGTAGAGCTGACCCAGTGAAATGGACAGGGGAGAGGGTAGGAGCCAACAGAGGTGGGGGAGATAGAGTTACAAGGGAGCAGATAGCAGACACCAATGCTCACAGGATTTGTGACCCAGAGGTGCAACAACTTGCCATTGACTTAGCAGAGAAACTAAACTTAGGAAATAGGCCAGCTGTAAAAGATTCCCCTTTAAAGCCAGGCTTCCCACTGAAATTTTCCCAAAACATGGCTACTAAGTCACTGGATGGTATGACAGGTGGAATGTTGAATTTTGAGCCACTGAAGGGTATCACAGAGGGAATTGTCCCACCAGGGTGGGAAGACACCTCCAAAGCCTGGGCCCGTGATGACCTGGATGTTGGCCAGATGCAGATGACCCCCATCATTATAGAAGGGGCGTTTCCCCCTAAACTTGAACAGTACCCCCTCCCTGTGGAGAGTATTGAGGAAATGGCTAATGTGATATACATCCTGAAGAATCGAGGTTACATAAAGCTAAATATTTCACCATCTAGTGCTCCACTGTGGCCAGTAAAGAAGCCCAATGGCACATGGAGCTTCAGTATTGATTACAGAGCCTTGAATAGGGTGACAGCTCGATTGACTCTAGTAGAAACCACCTATCAAGATTTAGTGGATAGGATCCCAGTGAATGCGACCTGGTTCTCCGTACTGAGCATTAACAATTGGTTTTTGAGCATACCGCTCGACCCTGTGAGCCAGCCTAAGACAGCTTTTACTTGGGGGAAGCAGCAGTACTGCTGGACTAGGCTGCCTCAAGGGTTTCTTAACAATGTGGCCATTTTTCATCAAGCAGTGCGGAATGTTCTTGCAGAGCTCTACCCCATGGTGGCCCAAGATAAGAATGAGCTCCTCTGCTGGGGGGCTTCTGAGGACGAGACCCAAAAGTTGACCAGGCTCATTATCCGGAGATTGAGAGATGCGGGCCTCAAGCTTGATGGACATAAAGTTCAGTTGGTTCAAAGAGAAGTGTCCTTTTTAGGAATCAGGGTTGGGTCTTTTAGATGGAGGCTGGGCCCTATCAATGTTTAA
- the LOC114806514 gene encoding uncharacterized protein LOC114806514 isoform X2: protein MASQEQEFEVEYLVGQTVSSCSVINLRPDDPPKGLVESIQDLWNRLDEKEKFKEPSPGDFIVETGSFSNVVPGDLMKWKGERVGSSRVGEEGRTREWRVGSNSNRIRGLKVDLAPFQDLKVDTQDWCHRLAENEQNPWNSVSEMGLFNSVSRADPVKWTGERVGANRGGGDRVTREQIADTNAHRICDPEVQQLAIDLAEKLNLGNRPAVKDSPLKPGFPLKFSQNMATKSLDGMTGGMLNFEPLKGITEGIVPPGWEDTSKAWARDDLDVGQMQMTPIIIEGAFPPKLEQYPLPVESIEEMANVIYILKNRGYIKLNISPSSAPLWPVKKPNGTWSFSIDYRALNRVTARLTLVETTYQDLVDRIPVNATWFSVLSINNWFLSIPLDPVSQPKTAFTWGKQQYCWTRLPQGFLNNVAIFHQAVRNVLAELYPMVAQDKNELLCWGASEDETQKLTRLIIRRLRDAGLKLDGHKVQLVQREVSFLGIRVGSFRWRLGPINV from the exons ATGGCATCTCAGGAGCAGGAGTTCGAAGTGGAGTATCTCGTGGGGCAAACTGTTAGCAGCTGTTCAGTGATCAACTTAAGGCCGGATGATCCCCCGAAG GGTTTGGTAGAGAGCATTCAAGATTTGTGGAACAGACTGGATGAAAAAGAGAAATTCAAGGAGCCAAGTCCTGGGGACTTTATAGTAGAAACCGGATCATTTTCCAATGTGGTCCCAGGTGACCTAAtgaaatggaaaggggagagggtgggatccAGCCGagtaggggaagaaggaagaactaGAGAGTGGAGAGTGGGGAGCAATTCCAACAGGATTAGAGGTTTAAAGGTGGATCTAGCTCCTTTTCAGGATTTAAAAGTGGACACTCAGGATTGGTGCCATAGACTGGCTGAAAATGAGCAAAATCCTTGGAATTCTGTATCAGAAATGGGATTATTTAACAGTGTGAGTAGAGCTGACCCAGTGAAATGGACAGGGGAGAGGGTAGGAGCCAACAGAGGTGGGGGAGATAGAGTTACAAGGGAGCAGATAGCAGACACCAATGCTCACAGGATTTGTGACCCAGAGGTGCAACAACTTGCCATTGACTTAGCAGAGAAACTAAACTTAGGAAATAGGCCAGCTGTAAAAGATTCCCCTTTAAAGCCAGGCTTCCCACTGAAATTTTCCCAAAACATGGCTACTAAGTCACTGGATGGTATGACAGGTGGAATGTTGAATTTTGAGCCACTGAAGGGTATCACAGAGGGAATTGTCCCACCAGGGTGGGAAGACACCTCCAAAGCCTGGGCCCGTGATGACCTGGATGTTGGCCAGATGCAGATGACCCCCATCATTATAGAAGGGGCGTTTCCCCCTAAACTTGAACAGTACCCCCTCCCTGTGGAGAGTATTGAGGAAATGGCTAATGTGATATACATCCTGAAGAATCGAGGTTACATAAAGCTAAATATTTCACCATCTAGTGCTCCACTGTGGCCAGTAAAGAAGCCCAATGGCACATGGAGCTTCAGTATTGATTACAGAGCCTTGAATAGGGTGACAGCTCGATTGACTCTAGTAGAAACCACCTATCAAGATTTAGTGGATAGGATCCCAGTGAATGCGACCTGGTTCTCCGTACTGAGCATTAACAATTGGTTTTTGAGCATACCGCTCGACCCTGTGAGCCAGCCTAAGACAGCTTTTACTTGGGGGAAGCAGCAGTACTGCTGGACTAGGCTGCCTCAAGGGTTTCTTAACAATGTGGCCATTTTTCATCAAGCAGTGCGGAATGTTCTTGCAGAGCTCTACCCCATGGTGGCCCAAGATAAGAATGAGCTCCTCTGCTGGGGGGCTTCTGAGGACGAGACCCAAAAGTTGACCAGGCTCATTATCCGGAGATTGAGAGATGCGGGCCTCAAGCTTGATGGACATAAAGTTCAGTTGGTTCAAAGAGAAGTGTCCTTTTTAGGAATCAGGGTTGGGTCTTTTAGATGGAGGCTGGGCCCTATCAATGTTTAA